A single window of Thermoplasma sp. Kam2015 DNA harbors:
- a CDS encoding Dna2/Cas4 domain-containing protein → MRPEEYRGTDVSYSQICDRRLWLSLHNIYISDGNEFIKEGKYLSEVRKHPGYRSVRIGSNVIDNLEIMSDGSMIVHEYKRGRRALKADLLQVAHYLNCLLEIYGKEATGVLHLSGSRKTVTISLNDYLDDLDRAYLLIDTMRSAEIPKARRNPFCRRGCSFVEFCWG, encoded by the coding sequence ATGAGGCCTGAAGAATATAGGGGGACGGATGTGAGTTATTCTCAGATATGTGATAGAAGACTTTGGTTATCGCTGCATAATATATATATTTCAGATGGAAATGAATTCATAAAGGAAGGAAAGTATCTTTCTGAAGTAAGAAAGCATCCCGGGTACAGAAGCGTCAGAATTGGTTCTAATGTTATTGATAACCTTGAAATTATGTCAGACGGCTCTATGATTGTGCACGAATATAAGCGTGGGAGAAGAGCCTTAAAGGCTGATCTCCTTCAAGTAGCTCATTATCTTAACTGTTTATTGGAGATATATGGAAAAGAGGCAACAGGAGTTCTTCATCTCTCAGGTTCTAGGAAGACAGTAACAATAAGCTTGAATGATTATCTGGACGATCTTGATAGGGCATATTTGCTGATAGATACAATGAGGTCAGCAGAAATACCAAAAGCAAGAAGAAACCCGTTCTGTAGGCGTGGTTGCAGTTTTGTGGAATTTTGTTGGGGATGA